The genome window ATCAGTTCAAAGATTGTGGATGAGGAAGGCTTATATAAGAGTGAGTACAGCAATGGTAAGAACCATGGGCGAGAGTACCCTTCTTCTGGTAATAGGCCGAAGCGGCATGGCACTGATTCAGACAGTGGTGACCGCAAGCACTATGGAGATTATGGCGACTATGCAAATTCAAAATGTAGGAGGCTCTCCGATGATTTTGGTCGAAATTCCCACCCAGAGCTCTACTCACGCCACTCTGTTGAGAGGTTCTATAAAAATTCTTCTTCATCAAGAATTTCTTCATTGGAAAAGTACACTTCAAGACATCATGAATCCTCTTTGTCATCTAGAGTTGTGTATGATAAGTGTGGGCGTAGTCCAGCATATTCTGAGCGGTCCCCACGTGATAGGGTCAGGAATTATGATCACAGGGATCGGAGTCCAATTCGACGGGAGCGATCCCCATGGGACAGATCCCCATATACATGTGAGAAATCCCCATATGCTCGTGATAGATCTGTGTATTCTCGTGAGAGATCCCCATATGATCGGAGTCGTCATCATGATCATAGAATCAGAAGTCCTATCAATGCAGGGCGGTCCCCAGAGGATCGGCCTAGATTTCATGATCGTAGGGACCGGACTCCCAGCTATTTGGAACGGTCTCCACATGATCGGAGTAAGACCAAAAATCAAAGAGACACAAGTAAAAAGGGTGCCATAAATGAGAAGCGAGGCTCACAATATGGTTCTAAGGGGCAAGAAGATAAAGTTAGTCGGAGGGATCATAGTGGAAGAGACTCACATTCCTCAGCTAAAGAATCTCAAGATAGGATCAGCGTGCACAATTTGAATGGATCAGATGAAAAAAATGGCGTGTGTGAGTCTCACAAAGAAGATCAATCTCCAACACCCAGTGTAAATTGCCAAGAACCTCCTCTTCTTGTTGACGGGGCACCTCCTGAAGAGCTGCAATCAATGGAGGAAGACATGGACATATGCGACACACCACCTCACATTCCTTTGGTGGCTGAGTCCGCTGTTGGTAAATGGATTTATCTTGATGTTTTTGGTATCGAGCGAGGTCCTTCAAAATTATGTGACCTTAAGGAACTTGTTGAAGAAGGGGTTCTTTTGTCTGATCATTTAATCAAGCACTTAGATAGTGATAGGTGGGTGACTGTTGAAAATGCAGCTTCTCCCTTGTTGACTGCCAGTTTTCCATCCATTGTATCGGACTCGGTAACTCAGCTGGTTAGCCCTCCTGAAGCTCCTGGTAACTTGCTGATAGAAACTGGAGATCTCAAGCCATTAGGCACTCACAGTGGTGATGAGACGATGAGCTTCCAAGATGACAGTGCAGCCACATCTGATTCCTTGGAAGATCTTCACATTGACGAAAGGGTTGGAGCTCTATTGGACGGTATCAATATTATTCCTGGCAAGGAGCTTGAAATAGTTGGGGGTATGCCGTCACTAACAATAtttctttgtacttttttttttctttctccaatACTAACTCCTCTTGAAGTCTATATACCTACATTTTTCTggtacttgatttttttttgtgcgGTTCCTTGGCATTTATATGTGTATACACTAATACgcatatatttatatgtgtatatgtcTATACAGAACATAGACAGGTACATGATTGTGTTTGTTTGAGGagatttcttatttatttcctGTTCTCTGGAATTTTTCCATCATGCAGAAGCTCTGCAAATGACCTTTGATGATGCGGAATGGGAAGTGTGGGGGAGCTCTGATGGTACGTATTTCTTGTAGAAGCCTATATTTCAAATCATACTTTTCTATTAAGACATGGCTATTATATTTCAAATCACACCTCTGAgcatttgattaattgattcTTTCCTCCTATCTTCTACTGTgagataatatattttaagttgacAAGTACATGCAGCTGGAATTTGGAAAATAGTAGTATTTCAGACATTATGGTTGGCCTTTATAATCTAATATCTGTAaaataagttttcaattttatttttgaagtcaTCTTTATATTCTTCTAGGTTTGTGGTCAGCAATTGATTCGTCACCTCCCACAATTAATAAGGATTATTCTTAGCTCAGAATTTACTTGCTTGGTTCAGATAGCTGTATAGGGgcatcttttaaattaaaatatatgaagttTTAGTTTCGTGTATTGATGAGGCTAGTGTAAATTACCAATAAAGGTGGCACTCTTGTACATTTGTGTTAGATTCCATCGGACTTAATTACTTAAATACTCCATATTTTTAGTTGATATATTTCAGCATATATTTTGTCTGCATGCATGCTTAATTTCTTTTGGTTGATCAAGAATTAAGATTTGTCCTAATTATGGCATCTTTGATTTTTCAAGATCAATATAATTTACCTGACGCATTTTGGTCTTTTTGGGATATTATGTGCACTTGAGCTGATCAAGATTTACCAAGCAGAGTGGGAGGCTGAATTGTAACTGAAATGAAATCAGTACAGTAGTTTTATATGAACAATATGTAATAACATTGAGATGAGTTCAAAATGAAGAAAGTAACAGGATATCTCTGGCATTTAGTCACCCATCTTGTGATGTAACGTTATTCCTTATCTTTGCTATTTCAGGTTTCCCTTGGCTTTTGAGTCGCACAGGGGATTGGCATGATAAAGTAACTGAAGAATTATCTAGCTACTCTGACACCAATGCAAAGGAGGCTGCAGAGCCCAGGGCTGTTGCAATATCTGATTGTTCCTCCTGTGCTGACTCTAGTGACTGGTTTTCTGGTCGATGGTCATGCAAGGGTGGGGACTGGAAGAGGAACGAGGAAGCTACTCAGGATAGATCTTCGAGGAAAAAACTTGTTCTTAATGATGGTTACCCTTTATGCCTTATGCCAAAGTCTGGGTATGAGGACCCTCGCTGGCATATGAAAGATGATCTGTACTATCCTTCTCATAGCAAAAGGCTTGACCTCCCTCCTTGGGCCTTCTCAATTGCCGAAGAGAGAAATGATTGCAATGATATTAGTAGATCGAATCAAATTAAGCCTTCTGCTGTAAGAGGAGTGAAGGGAACCATGCTTCCAGTAGTCAGGATAAATGCATGTGTGGTTCAGGATCAGGGTTCATTTGTATCTGCACCTCGCACAAAAACTCGAGTGAAGGAGAGACACTCTTCAAGATCTTCCCGGTCACACTCGACAACTAGTGATGTCAAGAAATCATCAGCAGAAAGTGATTCACTATCAAAGGCTGTTAATGATCAACGCTTGAAAGGATCATGGAAGTTTGCACCCATTAATACTCCTAAAGACCATGTTTGTACTATTGATGAGTTGCAGTTACACTTGGGTGAATGGTACTACCTTGATGGTGCTGGGCATGAAAGGGGACCTTCATCATTCTCTGAACTTCAGTTTTTGGTAGATCAAGGAGTTATCCCGAAATATAGCAGTGCTTTTCGTAAATATGATCAAATGTGGGTTCCAGTCACCTCCGCTGCAGGGAGTCTTGAAGTCACTGCATGGAATCGGCCTGGGAATGTTGCATCATCTGCTGATTCTTCTGGAACTACACTTTTAGATTCCCAAGGTGTCGCTGTTAGTGATAATAATACAAGTTCCAGTTCGTTTCACAGGCTACACCCCCAATTCATTGGATATACCTGTGGGAAGCTTCATAAATTGGTAATGAAATCATTTAAGAGTCGGGAATTTGCTGCAGCCATAAATGAGGTTTTAGACCCATGGATCAGTGCAAAACAGCCAAAGAAAGAGATGGACAAGCATATTTACCAAAAAACAGGTATGCTCTAGTTAGTTTAATTGCTACATGAGTCTACATCTGGATTGgcaaagaaataatttaatatagaaTGAGATGCTAGAGCTTTGCACAAGTTTCTTGGTAGTGTCAAGGTATGAGGTATTTTGCAAAATTTCGTTACATTTTCcaatatataaaacaatcattaattAGGTTAATATATAGTTGTCTTCAATGTGCCTTTTTAGTGGACCTTCTCTTAAAAGCAATGAAATTTTACTTGGAATAGGCTAGTGTTTTGAGGTTGTTTCCTTTTTCCTCTGCTCACTCTTTTGACTTTTTGGCATGGCATTTTGGCTTTTATATGGCATACATCCAGTTTACTGGGTGTGTGTGTGTAGATATTTATGTGATGACTGATTTAAGTTGGTGAGGGTCCTCAGTTCTGTCTTGGACTTGGTGAAGATGAGTGTGTGATGTGtgaattttcacaattttcccTTCGGTAAATTTACGAGACATTTGTTTaatctttcttctttgttcaTATGTGGATGAATCTTGGCCTGCACATTGCAGATAGTGGCAAACGGGCACGAATGATGATTAATGGAAGTGAAGAAGAGTATGATATTGAAGATGAGTTGCAATCAATCCGAAAGGATGATTTTGCATTTGAAGATTTATGCGGTGATGTGACCTTCCATGAACAAGAGAGTGCATGTTCCGTTACTGAGATGGGGAACTGGGGTTTGTTGGATGGTCATGTGCTAGCACGAGTCTTCCATTTCTTGAGATCTGACATGAAATCCCTTGTCTTTGCTTCTTTGACTTGTAAACACTGGAGAGCTGCTGTCAGGTTTTACAAGGGTATTGCAAGGCAGGTTGACTTGTCATCTCTTGGTCCCAACTGCAGTGACTCTATAGCTCAGAAAATCCTGGTATGATTCATGGTTGCTTAAAGTACttgcatataatttttttccccTTTACTCCTCTGGTTTAATACAATTCTTTATTTGCAGAACTGTTACAACAAAGAACGGATAAATTCCATGGTTCTGATTGGTTGCACGAACATAAGTTCAATCACACTTGAAGATGTTCTTCAAGTTTTTCCTAGTTTATCTTATATAGATATTAGAGGTTGCAGCCAGTTTGGGGAATTGATAGTCAAATTTCCCAATTTGAGGTGGTTCAAGAGCACAAGTTTGCATGCTATGACAATCTCAGATGAGtctaattctaaaataaggaCTCTGAAACAAATTACCGAGAAAACTTCATCTGGCCTTAAAACGGGCCTGGGGAATGCTATCGATGATTTTGGCGAATTGAAGAGTTATTTTGAAAGTGTTGATAGAAGAGACTCTGCAAACCAATTATTTCGCCAAAGTTTATATAGGCGTTCAAAGTTATTTGATGCCAGGAAGTCCTCATCCATTTTATCTAGGGAAGCTCGTATCAGGCGATGGGCCATTAAAAAATCCGAAAATGGATATAAGCGGATGGAGGAATTCCTTGCTTCTAGTCTAAGGGATATAATGAAGGAGAATACCTCCGATTTTTTTGTGCCCAAGGTACTGTGGATCTTGTTCTTTCTGTTTGTGCATTTTTTGTTTCATACATTATGTTTAAAAGCCTTTATTCTTTTGCTGTCATTTGATTTTCAGGTTGCAGAAATTgaggagaaaatgaaaaatggttaTTACATTGGACATGGTCTGGGTTATGTTAAAGAGGACATCAGCCGAATGTGCAGGGATGCAATAAAGTAAGGTTTTCTAGTTCCCTCTTTTACATCTTAATTTGATACATTGAATTAAAGAATATTTCTAAGTTGCGAAGGCTTTAAGTCATCCAAGCTGTAGTCATTTGACTTGTGTGGTTATGTGTTACCCAGTTAATTGTCTGAAGGCTGCCCCGCCTATAATTGTATAACATTTCTTctttatgaattaaaattgatttcttCTGTATATGCCTAGAGCTGTTCTCTcccttattttcatttattgaacataaattgttaattttgcgcCTTTCTCCTGTGCTTTATTTTTACGGCCATATGTTCAGCATGAGTATCTGATAATATGCTAACCATTCCATTTGTTTGTATACCAATTTGTTGGTTGTAGAACAAAGAATCGTGGAGGTGCTCGAGACATGAATCGCataattactttatttatcCAGCTCGCCACACGTTTAGAAGAGGGTGCTAAGATTACATCTTCTTATGAAAGAGATGAATTGCTGAAGTCTTGGAAAGATGACTCACCTACTGGATTCTCAAAGTACAAGAAGAAACTTGGTAAGGCAGTCACTGAAAGAAAGTACATGAACAAGAGCAATGGCACTTCTTTTGCAAATGGTGCTTTTGATTATGGGGAATATGCATCTGATAGAGAAATTAGAAAGCGTCTGTCCAAACTTAATAGGAAATCGCTTGACTCAGAAAGTGAAACATCTGATGAGCTTGATCGCTCTTCTGAGGATGGCAAAAGTGAGAGTGAAATTGAGAGTACCGCTTCAGATACTGAGAGTGAATTGGATTTCAAGCCTGAAGGTCGGTCTGGGGAGTCAAGAGGGGATGGATACTTCATGGCAGGAGATAGTTTTGATTCTATGGCTGATGACCGTGAATGGGGTGCTCGTATGACCAAAGCTAGTTTGGTTCCTCCTGTCACTAGGAAATATGAAGTCATTGATCAGTATGTTGTTGTAGCTGATGAGGAGGATGTGCGGCGTAAGATGCAAGTATCCTTGCCGGAGGACTATGCCGAGAAGCTCAATGCTCAAAAAACTGGCACTGAGGAGTTGGATATGGAACTTCCTGAAGTCAAAGATTATAAACCCAGAAAAGAGCTTGGAGATGAAGTTATAGAGCAAGAAGTTTATGGAATTGATCCTTACACTCACAACCTCTTGCTTGATTCCATGCCGGAGGAGTTGGAATGGCCTTTAGAGGATAAGCAATCTTTTATTGAAGATGTTCTCCTTCGAACTCTGAATAAGCAAGTTAGACAATTCACAGGCACTGGGAACACTCCAATGATGTATCCGTTGAAGCCCATTgtagaagaaattaaaagagttgCTGAGGTGGACTGTGATAAACGAACAATGAAAATGTGTCAAGGTATACTGAAAGCCATAGATGATCGTCCTGATGACAATTATGTTGCTTACCGAAAGGTATACATATGCTTCATAtctcatatattattttctgttctttATCCTCATGTTTAATAACATTATGTTGTTTTTTCCTTGTTCCTTTGTTCTATGATGCTGGTGTTTACATTATTTTTCTACTGGATATGCTTTATTAGGGTTTGGGTGTTCTCTGCAACAAGGAAGGTGGTTTTAGAGAAGAAGATTTTGTTGTAGAGTTTTTGGGAGAGGTATGATGCGAATTAGATTACAAACAGTTTCCTTTATCTATGCCTTTGtgcaaataatatattttgttacaTTTTTCTTGTACAGTTTTTAACTTTCagctatatttaaaaaaaaaaaaccttttttatttatcatcacGTGTAATTATTTTCTGGCTTTTGGCTTTTGAATGGAGAGACTCTTTGAAGTCTTTTGTCCTCACGGGTTTTAATTTCCATAGGTTTATCCTGTTTGGAAATGGTTTGAGAAGCAAGATGGGATTCGGTTGTTGCAGAATAACAGCAAGGATCCAGCTCCCGAGTTCTACAACATCTACCTTGAGAGGCCAAAGGTCCATTTCAACACGTCTTGTACTAAGTGTTAttattggttagttaattttaattgctTTTCTGAAAATGTTTACTGATCATCTCTTATTTATCAGGGTGATGCGGGTGGCTATGATTTAGTTGTTGTTGATGCAATGCATAAGGCCAATTATGCGAGTCGAATTTGTCATTCATGTCATCCTAATTGTGAAGCCAAGTAAGTATATTCTGTTGCTCATTTTGTTCTGTGCAGAATTGTGAAGCTATATATCTAGTCATTTTGTTTCTCTTCCCCATTTCTCCCTAGTTTGGGAATTCAAGACTTCTATAGAGCAGAATAATtcagattttttaaatatggaGTAGTATGCTCAtcagtgattttttttaattctttatattaataattaaataattgatgtTTGACACATATAATTCTTGGACCCGTTTAACTGTTGTCAATAAAACTCAATTGTTTGTACTCTGTTATGAGCTTTTGCACTTTCGGGTATGCTTTAGTTAAGACTGTGCAAGGATTTCGGATTCCTAAAAGCTGAAAGAAGTAGCATGGATAATAGAGATATTTGgaatttcttgttttaatagaTAGACTGTTTTCTAATATGACTATTACCCTGTGGTTCCAGATAACTTATCATTTTTTGTTAGGACAAATTGTATTTAAATCAGTCTCTGTATTATCTGTTTATTCAATAGTTCGGTTCTTTTGTGGCACATAAAGCTTTTTTCTATTGGCATGACCTGTCCTTACCCTCTGCCTGTAACTTGTGATCCTGAACAAACTTTAGCCTAGCTACAAATCAAGTTCTGACCAAGATTTTGTTTTCTCTAATTCATCTAATATTTACCATTTCTTGGATGCAGAGTTACCGCTGTAGATGGTCAGTACCAAATTGGAATCTATGCTCTACGTGCAATACGATATGGCGAGGAGATTACATTTGATTATAATTCCGTTACAGAGGTTTGAATCTTCTGTCTTATCAGCTTTGTTAGGGATGATAATTCCTATGTTCTTATAGCTCATGATTGGTGCTTATCCTGTTAGAGCAAGGAAGAATATGAAGCATCTGTCTGTCTCTGTGGTAGTCAAGTTTGCCGTGGCAGCTACTTGAATTTGACTGGTGAAGGTGCATTTCAGAAGGTATGCAGTTTCatgatggtttttttttttttttgaaaaaaaaaacaaaaaatggaatCTTCTTTTTGcctgtaaaaataaaatgatatggtATTACCTGTTGTCGAATAAGTTGACCTTTGCTCTTTTGAGTTTCCTAGAAGTTATTATAGGGAATTATGTTGTTCTTCAGGTACTGAAGGAGTGGCATGGTATACTTGACCGACAACAGCTAATGCTAGAAGCTTGTGAACTAAATTCTGTATCTGAAGAAGATTACCTTGAGCTAGGGAGGGCTGGCCTAGGAAGCTGTTTGCTTGGTGGATTGCCTGATTGGTTGGTTGCTTACTCAGCTCGTGTGGTATGTCTTCGGTTTGCTGTAACCTCATTACTTCATTTTTGGATTAGGAAAAAAGAGGGAGGAGGGAGCTTCTATTTTGCTGACATTTCTTTTCTGGTGTAGGTGAGATTCATAAATTTTGAGAGAACAAAGCTCCCTGAGCAAATTTTACGGCATAATTTGGAAGAGAAGCGCAAGTACTGTATAGACATATCTCTTGATGCAGAGAGGAATGATGCAGAGATTCAGGTATGTTGCTGTTCTCATTTAGTCTGTACACGGCATTTGCATGTTTTTGTGCCTTTGCTTGTATCTGCTTACGTTTGTTTGAAGCTTTTTATGCTTACCGTCAAAATGTAAGTGCTAATTGTATACTTTCCTGTTGAACGAGGTAGGCTGAGGGTGTCTATAACCAGAGGCTTCAGAATTTGGCTATTACTCTTGACAAGGTGATTCCTCCGTCTCTGAATGACATATCTGAAGTTCAAATCTTctacataataaaatatggtCATGTGTATTATGCTGACTCATATAGTAATCTTTACTTTCACctggtgttttattattttgaagagCTAATCTTCAAAATCTTGGAAGTTTAAACTTTTTGGAATGCATGGATTACTCTTGTTTTCATTTGGTTTAATGGTTGGATGGGAGTCATCTTTGTTATAACATTGCGTTTAATGATATCAAATTAAGTAGAGGCTAG of Gossypium raimondii isolate GPD5lz chromosome 3, ASM2569854v1, whole genome shotgun sequence contains these proteins:
- the LOC105794943 gene encoding histone-lysine N-methyltransferase ATXR3 yields the protein MGDGVACMPLQQHQHQHQHIMERFPVTEKTLCPNNELTTKPVNLKDNAQQQQQQQPQEQQQQEQQQQQPQPQLPRKKKKLVKVKKVVVVKKKVVVGAAAAAAAAAAAATSQKSELVVKAKTEAGLKSSKEIDKGDNSGQKEEVEEGELGTLKWPREGENGEVGTDKSKNGEIEKGEITSEKCRKGEVVKEEIVREVKGELEKEETVSKKKGEVMNGEIVTGKWRKGEVAKGEMVLEKGRKAEPEKGEFGSWRGAKDDLEKGEFIPDRWHKGDLMKDEYSYSKYRKYELGKEKSWKYEMERTPPSGKYSVDDLYHRKEFSRSTLHGRSSSRWETSQDRTSRISSKIVDEEGLYKSEYSNGKNHGREYPSSGNRPKRHGTDSDSGDRKHYGDYGDYANSKCRRLSDDFGRNSHPELYSRHSVERFYKNSSSSRISSLEKYTSRHHESSLSSRVVYDKCGRSPAYSERSPRDRVRNYDHRDRSPIRRERSPWDRSPYTCEKSPYARDRSVYSRERSPYDRSRHHDHRIRSPINAGRSPEDRPRFHDRRDRTPSYLERSPHDRSKTKNQRDTSKKGAINEKRGSQYGSKGQEDKVSRRDHSGRDSHSSAKESQDRISVHNLNGSDEKNGVCESHKEDQSPTPSVNCQEPPLLVDGAPPEELQSMEEDMDICDTPPHIPLVAESAVGKWIYLDVFGIERGPSKLCDLKELVEEGVLLSDHLIKHLDSDRWVTVENAASPLLTASFPSIVSDSVTQLVSPPEAPGNLLIETGDLKPLGTHSGDETMSFQDDSAATSDSLEDLHIDERVGALLDGINIIPGKELEIVGEALQMTFDDAEWEVWGSSDGFPWLLSRTGDWHDKVTEELSSYSDTNAKEAAEPRAVAISDCSSCADSSDWFSGRWSCKGGDWKRNEEATQDRSSRKKLVLNDGYPLCLMPKSGYEDPRWHMKDDLYYPSHSKRLDLPPWAFSIAEERNDCNDISRSNQIKPSAVRGVKGTMLPVVRINACVVQDQGSFVSAPRTKTRVKERHSSRSSRSHSTTSDVKKSSAESDSLSKAVNDQRLKGSWKFAPINTPKDHVCTIDELQLHLGEWYYLDGAGHERGPSSFSELQFLVDQGVIPKYSSAFRKYDQMWVPVTSAAGSLEVTAWNRPGNVASSADSSGTTLLDSQGVAVSDNNTSSSSFHRLHPQFIGYTCGKLHKLVMKSFKSREFAAAINEVLDPWISAKQPKKEMDKHIYQKTDSGKRARMMINGSEEEYDIEDELQSIRKDDFAFEDLCGDVTFHEQESACSVTEMGNWGLLDGHVLARVFHFLRSDMKSLVFASLTCKHWRAAVRFYKGIARQVDLSSLGPNCSDSIAQKILNCYNKERINSMVLIGCTNISSITLEDVLQVFPSLSYIDIRGCSQFGELIVKFPNLRWFKSTSLHAMTISDESNSKIRTLKQITEKTSSGLKTGLGNAIDDFGELKSYFESVDRRDSANQLFRQSLYRRSKLFDARKSSSILSREARIRRWAIKKSENGYKRMEEFLASSLRDIMKENTSDFFVPKVAEIEEKMKNGYYIGHGLGYVKEDISRMCRDAIKTKNRGGARDMNRIITLFIQLATRLEEGAKITSSYERDELLKSWKDDSPTGFSKYKKKLGKAVTERKYMNKSNGTSFANGAFDYGEYASDREIRKRLSKLNRKSLDSESETSDELDRSSEDGKSESEIESTASDTESELDFKPEGRSGESRGDGYFMAGDSFDSMADDREWGARMTKASLVPPVTRKYEVIDQYVVVADEEDVRRKMQVSLPEDYAEKLNAQKTGTEELDMELPEVKDYKPRKELGDEVIEQEVYGIDPYTHNLLLDSMPEELEWPLEDKQSFIEDVLLRTLNKQVRQFTGTGNTPMMYPLKPIVEEIKRVAEVDCDKRTMKMCQGILKAIDDRPDDNYVAYRKGLGVLCNKEGGFREEDFVVEFLGEVYPVWKWFEKQDGIRLLQNNSKDPAPEFYNIYLERPKGDAGGYDLVVVDAMHKANYASRICHSCHPNCEAKVTAVDGQYQIGIYALRAIRYGEEITFDYNSVTESKEEYEASVCLCGSQVCRGSYLNLTGEGAFQKVLKEWHGILDRQQLMLEACELNSVSEEDYLELGRAGLGSCLLGGLPDWLVAYSARVVRFINFERTKLPEQILRHNLEEKRKYCIDISLDAERNDAEIQAEGVYNQRLQNLAITLDKVRYVMRCVFGDPKKAPPPIERLSPEEAVSFLWKGEGSLVEELLQSMAPHVEDETLNDLRSKIQVHDPSWSDNILKELQKSLLWLRDEVRNLPCTYKCRHDAAADLIHIYAYTKCFIRVREYKAVTSPPVYISPLDLSPKYSDKFTGLQEYCKTYGENYCLGQLVFWYNQTSVDPDSSLFRASRGCLSLPDIGCFYAKVQKPSRHRVYGPKTVKFMLSWMEKQPQRPWPKDRIWTFKGSPRIFGSPMLDAVLNNSSLDREMVQWLKHRPAKFQAMWDR